From the Sulfolobales archaeon genome, the window GTAGCGTAACTGGTGTTGAAGTGCTGAGAGAGGATGGATTACTTCTTAGCATACCTTCAGAGAGGATTAGTGTTACATCGGATGGAATAGTAGTTATACCTGAGTGGAAGATCGAGGCTATAAAGGTTGAGCAGCAACTTGATAGGGCTAGGAAGAGATCTAGAGCTCTTGAGGATCTCTATTCTTCTAAAGAGATAGGATCCCAGGCCTATGAGGAGATTAAGAAGAGCTTAGAGGCGACTCTT encodes:
- a CDS encoding cell division protein, with amino-acid sequence MVSIEEVEKHLGSKVRDPYGRVLGILSSIYSEIDGSVTGVEVLREDGLLLSIPSERISVTSDGIVVIPEWKIEAIKVEQQLDRARKRSRALEDLYSSKEIGSQAYEEIKKSLEATL